From the genome of Hyphomicrobiales bacterium 4NK60-0047b, one region includes:
- the dksA gene encoding RNA polymerase-binding protein DksA, producing MARKNMATKKNSKVSKTEDGRIILPEGYSPSKDEPFMNELQLEYFRQKLLNWKAEILEATKETIQHLQDDSEKHPDITDRATSETDRSLELRTRDRQRKLISKIDEAIVRIDQGEYGYCEESGEPIGVARLNARPIATLSLEAQERHEQRERVFKDS from the coding sequence ATGGCAAGAAAGAACATGGCAACAAAGAAAAATTCAAAAGTTTCGAAAACTGAAGATGGCCGTATCATTCTACCTGAAGGCTATAGCCCTTCTAAAGATGAGCCATTTATGAATGAACTACAGCTTGAGTATTTTCGCCAGAAATTACTTAACTGGAAAGCTGAAATTTTAGAAGCCACTAAAGAAACAATTCAGCATTTGCAAGATGATAGTGAAAAACACCCTGATATCACTGACAGAGCCACCTCTGAAACGGATCGTTCTTTAGAACTTCGCACCAGAGACAGGCAACGCAAGCTGATTTCTAAAATTGACGAAGCGATTGTTCGCATTGACCAAGGTGAATATGGCTATTGTGAAGAAAGCGGCGAGCCAATTGGCGTTGCCCGCTTGAACGCCCGCCCTATTGCAACTTTGTCTCTTGAAGCACAAGAACGCCACGAACAACGTGAAAGAGTGTTTAAAGACTCGTAA
- a CDS encoding SDR family NAD(P)-dependent oxidoreductase, translated as MSNSYKKRKPATLITGGSRGIGFALADLFARRGETLYLVARDLKQLQHSAYELKKNWECEVFILSADLMENDAANTILKKIKQDGFYVETLINSAAIAYTDEFANSHFETIKSLAQLNMITPTELTHRCIEEMQEHGGGGILNIASFAGLMPVPKLALYSASKSYLIALTRALSEELQKKNIKISVVVPGPVDTEFLYQSEGSTPQLVPMLTPESVAQVSYEGFLAGQTIITPGFLGIFYRIGIKLLPHKLLTWTLRPLINLIYLR; from the coding sequence TTGAGTAATTCTTATAAAAAAAGAAAGCCAGCCACGTTAATCACTGGTGGTTCCAGAGGCATTGGATTTGCTCTAGCAGACTTATTTGCAAGACGCGGGGAGACACTGTATCTCGTAGCACGCGATTTGAAACAATTACAACATTCAGCATATGAGTTAAAAAAAAATTGGGAGTGCGAAGTTTTTATCCTGTCCGCTGACCTTATGGAGAATGACGCGGCCAACACCATTCTAAAAAAAATTAAACAAGACGGCTTTTATGTTGAAACACTTATAAATTCTGCAGCCATTGCCTATACCGATGAATTTGCTAACTCACATTTTGAGACGATTAAATCACTTGCACAACTCAACATGATCACCCCAACCGAATTAACCCACCGCTGTATTGAAGAAATGCAGGAACATGGGGGTGGTGGGATCTTGAACATTGCTTCATTCGCGGGTCTCATGCCCGTTCCGAAATTGGCTCTATATAGCGCTAGTAAAAGTTATCTGATTGCGTTAACTAGGGCGCTTAGTGAAGAACTACAGAAAAAAAACATCAAAATTTCTGTAGTTGTTCCAGGTCCAGTTGATACTGAATTTCTTTATCAGAGCGAAGGAAGCACTCCCCAACTTGTCCCCATGCTAACGCCTGAAAGTGTCGCGCAAGTTAGCTATGAAGGCTTCCTTGCTGGGCAAACAATAATCACTCCTGGTTTTCTAGGCATTTTTTATCGTATAGGGATCAAGCTCCTACCGCATAAACTATTAACATGGACATTACGCCCATTAATAAATCTCATATATCTGAGATAA
- a CDS encoding DUF2306 domain-containing protein: MKILSKLEWTMLTLIFVYSLIPSFGGLLRVFELSGGPVIIPENPRALSNPLPIIIHILSSFLFCIAGALQFLPNIRRYQPVMHRKLGRIIVIVGCISAVSGLWMTHYFAFPEHLQGDLLYWVRMVLGSMMLVFIAWAVIAIRSRNVFRHSASMLRAYAIGQGASTQAILGIGWIIVFKTEPLGPVRETMMLFAWGLNLVIAEVLISRLLMPQKRPIKATTQRENSI; encoded by the coding sequence ATGAAAATACTGAGTAAGTTAGAATGGACAATGTTAACCCTCATCTTTGTCTATTCCCTTATTCCCTCATTTGGTGGATTGTTACGCGTGTTTGAACTCTCAGGTGGTCCTGTGATCATACCTGAAAATCCACGAGCCTTATCCAATCCATTACCAATCATTATTCACATTTTAAGCAGTTTCTTATTCTGTATCGCAGGTGCACTGCAATTCCTACCAAACATCAGACGCTATCAACCTGTTATGCATCGTAAACTTGGTCGCATTATCGTGATTGTAGGATGCATCTCAGCTGTAAGCGGCTTGTGGATGACACATTATTTCGCCTTTCCGGAGCATCTTCAGGGAGATTTACTTTATTGGGTCCGAATGGTTCTTGGCTCAATGATGCTTGTCTTCATTGCATGGGCAGTCATCGCAATCAGGTCGCGAAACGTTTTTCGGCACAGTGCTTCGATGCTGCGCGCTTATGCAATTGGTCAAGGTGCGTCTACACAGGCAATCTTAGGTATTGGCTGGATTATTGTTTTCAAAACAGAGCCACTGGGACCGGTTCGTGAAACCATGATGTTGTTCGCTTGGGGACTTAACTTGGTCATTGCAGAGGTTCTGATCAGCAGATTATTAATGCCGCAAAAACGGCCAATCAAAGCAACTACGCAAAGAGAAAATTCGATTTAA
- a CDS encoding flagellar basal body P-ring protein FlgI: MMMNRDTLRSVFLSLKSSRLSGLGFENIRRKLLVSLLVSAQLLSMSIEPAFASSRIKDLVDFEGIRENQLVGYGLVVGLNGTGDSLNNSPFTKQSLQALLERLGVNTRESDLRTANVAAVMVTGNLPPFSTQGTRMDITVSAIGDAKSLQGGTLLVTPLLAADGNTYAVGQGPVAVAGFKAEGDAASVTRGVPTVGRISNGAIIEREVKYALKDRRTMRLALRNPDLTTAKRIAAAINTYTSEKTAHAIDPATVRLDVPYSYRGDIIGLLTDIEQLRIKPDQQAKVIIDENTGIIVMGKDVKISTVAIAQGNLTVTIAETPVVSQPGELAPESAETVVVPRTAVGVTDDKEKKLAILQSGVTLRDLVDGLNALGIGPRDMIAILQAIKSAGALQAEIEVL; encoded by the coding sequence TTGATGATGAACAGAGATACATTAAGGTCAGTTTTTCTAAGCTTAAAGAGCTCACGTCTTAGTGGTCTTGGCTTTGAAAATATAAGACGAAAGTTACTCGTTTCACTTTTAGTAAGTGCTCAGCTCTTATCAATGTCAATTGAGCCTGCATTTGCGTCATCTAGAATTAAAGACCTTGTAGACTTTGAAGGCATCAGGGAAAACCAATTGGTCGGCTATGGTCTCGTTGTTGGTTTGAATGGCACAGGCGACAGTCTAAATAACTCTCCTTTCACCAAACAATCACTACAAGCCTTACTTGAACGTTTAGGCGTAAATACGCGTGAATCTGACTTAAGAACAGCGAATGTCGCTGCTGTCATGGTTACAGGTAATCTTCCTCCCTTTTCAACCCAAGGTACACGCATGGATATCACGGTGTCTGCCATTGGTGATGCGAAAAGCTTGCAAGGGGGAACGCTGCTCGTCACACCTCTTTTAGCAGCAGACGGGAATACATATGCCGTTGGTCAAGGCCCGGTAGCCGTAGCTGGTTTTAAAGCCGAAGGCGATGCTGCAAGTGTTACACGGGGCGTGCCAACCGTTGGTCGGATCTCGAACGGAGCGATTATTGAACGTGAAGTGAAATATGCTCTGAAAGATCGCCGCACAATGAGATTAGCACTTAGAAATCCGGATTTAACAACTGCAAAACGCATCGCAGCTGCCATCAATACATATACAAGTGAAAAAACAGCTCACGCCATAGATCCGGCAACAGTTCGTCTAGATGTTCCTTATTCTTACAGAGGAGACATCATTGGTCTACTCACAGACATCGAGCAATTGCGAATTAAACCAGATCAACAAGCCAAAGTCATCATCGATGAAAACACCGGCATCATAGTGATGGGCAAAGATGTGAAAATATCTACTGTTGCCATCGCACAAGGAAATTTAACAGTTACCATTGCCGAAACCCCAGTTGTAAGCCAACCAGGTGAGTTGGCGCCAGAAAGTGCTGAAACAGTTGTGGTTCCAAGAACAGCTGTCGGTGTTACAGACGATAAAGAAAAGAAACTGGCCATACTCCAGTCCGGTGTGACCTTAAGAGATTTAGTCGATGGGCTGAATGCGCTGGGGATTGGTCCAAGAGATATGATCGCCATATTACAGGCGATTAAATCAGCTGGCGCCCTACAAGCAGAAATCGAGGTGCTCTAA
- a CDS encoding flagellar assembly protein FliX — protein MRIEKPKDLARTKKKSSASQVNSSGEKFTLGMPTPAATLTGAQATSNINNIGALLSAQEVDSSKTQAKAAVKRGTDMLDMLDQLKVGLLNGRVSPTTLNRLKTLATNSQNLDSHKNLKKVLNSIELRAEVELAKLAQQKSQ, from the coding sequence ATGCGGATTGAGAAACCAAAAGATTTAGCTAGAACAAAGAAGAAATCATCTGCTTCGCAAGTGAACTCTTCTGGTGAAAAATTTACACTCGGCATGCCAACACCTGCCGCAACACTCACAGGTGCTCAAGCTACCTCTAATATTAACAATATTGGCGCGCTTCTTAGCGCTCAGGAAGTTGATAGTTCAAAAACACAAGCAAAAGCTGCTGTTAAACGAGGCACAGACATGCTTGATATGCTTGACCAACTAAAGGTGGGCCTTTTAAATGGCCGTGTTTCCCCTACCACACTCAATCGCTTAAAAACCTTGGCAACGAACTCACAAAACCTTGATAGCCATAAAAATTTAAAGAAAGTTCTGAATTCTATTGAACTGAGGGCTGAGGTGGAGCTGGCCAAACTAGCCCAGCAAAAATCTCAATAA